In Desulfopila inferna, a single genomic region encodes these proteins:
- a CDS encoding AAA family ATPase codes for MSIMDMTRFEGSRNYVLDEELSKIVNISMALEMPLLLKGEPGTGKTMLAHAVAGSLGMELIVLNVKSNMKLIEALYQYDTLTRLNDSRFGDSTRNVSEITEYIRMGKIGQSFVAPKRCVLLIDEIDKAETEFQDDMLDVLDQMEFDILETDEVVRAQHRPVIIITSNAKKDLSDPFLGRCNFHHIAFPEPKMMRKIIDAHFGDISDVLAQNAIAAFYELRNIDGVEKRPATRELINWIRALQADPDFNSGKKLARELPYLGVLFKKSGDYQRAGNSLTKRSLFR; via the coding sequence ATGAGTATTATGGATATGACCAGGTTTGAAGGATCGCGGAATTATGTCCTCGATGAGGAACTTTCCAAAATCGTTAATATCTCAATGGCACTGGAGATGCCCCTGCTTCTCAAGGGAGAGCCCGGGACGGGAAAGACCATGCTGGCTCATGCCGTGGCCGGCAGTTTGGGCATGGAGCTGATTGTTCTGAACGTCAAGTCGAATATGAAACTGATAGAGGCTCTCTATCAATATGACACGCTGACCCGGCTCAATGACAGCCGTTTCGGCGATTCAACACGAAACGTCAGTGAAATCACCGAGTACATTCGCATGGGCAAAATAGGCCAGTCCTTTGTCGCCCCGAAGAGATGCGTTTTGCTGATCGACGAGATCGATAAGGCCGAAACGGAATTCCAGGATGATATGCTTGATGTACTTGATCAGATGGAATTTGATATACTGGAGACCGATGAAGTGGTCAGGGCACAGCACAGACCGGTGATTATCATCACCTCAAATGCGAAAAAAGATCTCTCAGATCCCTTTCTCGGCCGCTGCAATTTCCACCATATAGCCTTTCCGGAACCGAAGATGATGCGTAAAATTATAGATGCTCACTTTGGTGATATTTCCGATGTGCTGGCCCAAAATGCCATAGCTGCCTTTTATGAGCTGAGAAATATAGATGGGGTCGAAAAAAGACCCGCTACCAGGGAACTGATCAACTGGATACGCGCTCTGCAGGCTGATCCCGATTTTAACAGCGGCAAAAAGCTGGCCAGGGAGCTGCCCTATCTCGGTGTGCTCTTCAAGAAGAGCGGTGATTATCAGCGTGCGGGCAACTCATTGACCAAAAGAAGCCTCTTTAGATAA
- a CDS encoding M20 metallopeptidase family protein, with translation MKDLKSRIDKIIPRMKELRRQIHRNPEPAYEEFETAAAIVEHLEKIKGMELRTAVGTTGVVALLGREKKGPCIALRADMDCLRMEEQNRFSHASRKKGLMHGCGHDGHIACLAGAALVLGEIVEKLPGPVKFIFQPGEENGAGAREMIKDGALKDPVPRAIFGLHGTPSLPLGTIGLRNGPMMAASRYFSIRIRGRGTHAAMPHKGIDTVLAASQIICAAHTIVSRNINPLEAALISIPTFEASKAPNVLPEEVNLQGTLRALSRETRDFLEKRLREVVTGTARAHGAKGTIEFYGGYPLLENDRHCCEYVAATAAQTINRENIRCDYPPSLGAEDFSFYLEHVPGAFWWLGLGMPGEEDFPLHNPRFDFNDDAIGSAITLHCLLAINSHQL, from the coding sequence ATGAAAGATCTAAAAAGCAGAATAGATAAGATTATCCCGCGAATGAAAGAACTGCGCAGACAGATTCACCGGAATCCCGAACCGGCTTATGAAGAATTTGAGACGGCAGCTGCCATCGTTGAACATCTTGAAAAGATAAAGGGGATGGAGCTAAGGACAGCAGTGGGCACCACCGGAGTCGTTGCCCTGTTGGGCAGGGAAAAGAAGGGGCCATGTATCGCCCTTCGTGCCGATATGGACTGCCTGAGAATGGAGGAGCAAAACCGTTTTTCCCACGCCTCCCGAAAAAAAGGGTTGATGCACGGTTGCGGCCATGACGGTCATATCGCCTGTCTCGCCGGTGCGGCTCTCGTCCTTGGCGAAATCGTGGAGAAGCTGCCGGGACCGGTGAAATTTATCTTTCAGCCGGGAGAGGAGAATGGAGCCGGCGCCAGGGAAATGATAAAAGACGGCGCCCTTAAAGATCCGGTGCCCCGAGCCATCTTCGGGCTGCACGGCACCCCCTCCCTGCCTCTTGGAACGATTGGCTTACGCAACGGCCCGATGATGGCGGCCTCACGATATTTCAGCATCAGGATCAGAGGCAGGGGGACCCATGCGGCTATGCCTCATAAGGGAATAGACACCGTACTGGCAGCCAGCCAGATCATCTGTGCAGCCCATACGATAGTTTCAAGAAACATCAACCCGCTGGAAGCAGCTCTGATATCTATTCCCACCTTTGAGGCCTCCAAGGCACCTAATGTCTTACCGGAAGAGGTGAACCTGCAAGGAACCCTGCGAGCTCTTTCCCGTGAAACCAGAGACTTTTTGGAAAAGCGGCTGAGAGAGGTTGTCACCGGGACTGCACGTGCCCATGGCGCCAAGGGAACAATAGAATTCTATGGGGGCTATCCCCTCCTCGAAAATGACCGGCACTGCTGTGAATATGTCGCCGCAACCGCGGCGCAGACCATCAACCGGGAAAATATTCGATGTGACTATCCGCCTTCTCTTGGAGCGGAAGATTTTTCTTTCTATCTTGAACATGTTCCAGGTGCCTTCTGGTGGCTCGGACTTGGCATGCCGGGTGAGGAGGATTTCCCCCTGCATAATCCGCGATTCGACTTCAATGATGACGCCATCGGGTCCGCTATAACCCTGCATTGTCTGTTGGCGATCAACTCCCATCAGCTTTAA
- a CDS encoding response regulator — MKILIAEDDYTSRLMLQVILEKWKYKVETAENGTEAWDLLQHKEPPQIAILDWEMPEMDGLEVCQRARALELDTPIYIIMLTGRNTTDDIVYGLDAGADDYITKPFDENELRARVRVAERMVTIQHSLSSTVEELRRALDHVDTLQGILPICMHCHGIRSDDEAWYKLEKYIENNTMAKFSHSICPDCLSKHYSEED; from the coding sequence ATGAAGATTTTGATAGCCGAAGATGATTATACCTCGCGTTTAATGCTGCAGGTTATTCTGGAAAAATGGAAATACAAGGTCGAAACAGCTGAAAATGGCACTGAAGCATGGGACTTGCTGCAGCACAAGGAACCACCCCAGATAGCTATCCTGGACTGGGAGATGCCCGAAATGGACGGTCTTGAAGTCTGCCAGAGGGCCAGAGCCCTGGAACTGGACACCCCCATCTACATCATCATGCTTACCGGCCGCAACACTACGGACGATATTGTCTATGGCCTTGATGCCGGTGCCGACGACTACATCACCAAACCTTTCGACGAAAATGAGCTCAGGGCGAGGGTAAGGGTAGCGGAGCGAATGGTGACCATACAGCATTCACTGAGCAGCACTGTGGAAGAGTTGCGCAGGGCGCTGGATCATGTCGATACCCTTCAGGGAATCCTGCCCATCTGCATGCATTGCCACGGCATACGAAGTGATGATGAAGCCTGGTATAAACTGGAAAAGTATATCGAAAACAACACCATGGCAAAATTCAGCCACAGCATATGTCCGGACTGCCTCTCGAAACATTACTCCGAGGAAGACTGA
- a CDS encoding DUF2959 domain-containing protein — MRVSLILSYAAIVAVVLVLSGGCSGTYYNAMEKVGIHKRDIMVDRVEKARDSQEDVQEQFASALEQFDAVVSLQETDLKKAYDKLNAEYEASREAADQVSDRIDKVEAVSEALFEEWAEELELYQNRELRSSSREQLNLTKSRYSQMLQSMHRAEKSMEPVLRIFRDNVLFLKHNLNAQAIGSLQGEFAHLEGEIETLIEQMNAAIESSNAFIAEIKR, encoded by the coding sequence ATGCGAGTATCGCTGATATTGTCCTATGCTGCCATAGTGGCGGTCGTTCTGGTGCTAAGTGGCGGCTGTTCCGGGACATATTATAACGCCATGGAAAAGGTGGGTATCCACAAGCGTGACATTATGGTGGACCGCGTGGAAAAAGCCAGGGATTCACAGGAGGACGTCCAGGAGCAGTTCGCCTCGGCCCTGGAACAATTCGATGCCGTGGTCTCTCTGCAAGAGACCGATTTGAAAAAGGCCTATGACAAACTCAATGCCGAATATGAGGCAAGCCGTGAAGCGGCTGACCAGGTCTCGGACAGAATAGATAAGGTTGAAGCAGTGTCGGAGGCGCTTTTCGAGGAATGGGCTGAGGAACTGGAACTCTATCAGAACAGGGAGTTGCGGAGCAGCAGCAGAGAGCAGCTCAACCTAACGAAATCGCGCTATTCTCAGATGCTGCAAAGCATGCACCGCGCCGAAAAAAGCATGGAGCCGGTTTTGAGAATATTTCGTGACAACGTTCTTTTTCTCAAGCACAATTTAAATGCACAGGCCATAGGATCATTGCAGGGGGAATTTGCACATCTCGAGGGAGAGATAGAAACTTTAATCGAGCAGATGAATGCAGCTATAGAATCGTCGAATGCCTTTATCGCCGAAATAAAAAGATAA
- the gcvH gene encoding glycine cleavage system protein GcvH — MKEIRELHVPGDRSYTEDHEWAMEDGEHIKIGISDYAQDQLGDIVFVELPDVGDEFRKGDEFGGLESVKAVSELYLPISGTIVAVNEKLEDEPELLNEDPNENWIVAIEPADLSELEELMSSSTYLDMLRV, encoded by the coding sequence ATGAAGGAAATACGCGAGCTGCACGTTCCGGGTGATCGGAGCTATACGGAAGACCATGAGTGGGCAATGGAGGATGGGGAGCACATCAAGATCGGCATAAGTGATTATGCCCAGGACCAGCTTGGAGATATCGTCTTTGTTGAGTTGCCTGACGTCGGCGATGAATTCAGGAAAGGTGATGAATTCGGCGGGCTGGAATCGGTTAAGGCTGTTTCCGAACTGTATCTCCCTATAAGCGGTACTATAGTCGCAGTTAATGAAAAACTCGAGGACGAGCCGGAGCTTCTCAATGAAGATCCCAACGAGAACTGGATAGTTGCGATAGAACCTGCGGATTTAAGTGAGCTGGAGGAACTGATGAGCAGCAGCACGTACCTGGACATGCTGCGCGTATAA
- a CDS encoding vWA domain-containing protein: MFLQFFYTLKEVGIPVSPTSFLTFHRALAYGLVGSVEDFYATARTVLVKSEKYFDLYDQVFAHIFEGVDIPGREEEEFDLIAMGMLDEWLKNPKELADSLGLDENELKRMSPEELLDYFKKRLKDQEGRHDGGSKWIGTGGTSPVGHAGYHPGGMRVGGVSRGKTAIKVANERRYKNYSMHAPLSRVSMGEALKRLRNLVPRGARDLLDIDATIDQTMKNGGEIELVYQRAVVDRLKVILAIDNGGWSMEPHVDLVQALFAHSISQFKDVKTYFFHNTIYDLLWEDPARYRRPVTVDEIGARDPDTRLIIVGDASMAPYELMSTDGSIYAFERSGRPSVERLRFLAKIFPHAVWLNPVEESVWHYTHTIGVIRSIFPMFELSLDGLEKAVSHLMR; encoded by the coding sequence ATGTTTCTTCAATTCTTCTATACCCTGAAAGAAGTGGGAATTCCGGTAAGTCCCACCTCCTTTCTTACCTTCCATAGAGCACTGGCCTATGGGCTGGTAGGCTCCGTTGAGGATTTTTATGCTACGGCCAGGACGGTTCTGGTCAAAAGTGAAAAATATTTTGATCTCTATGATCAGGTGTTTGCCCATATTTTCGAGGGCGTCGATATCCCCGGGAGGGAAGAGGAAGAGTTTGACCTTATCGCCATGGGCATGCTGGACGAGTGGCTGAAAAACCCCAAAGAGCTGGCCGACAGTCTGGGCCTGGATGAAAATGAATTAAAACGCATGTCTCCCGAGGAACTGCTCGATTATTTCAAGAAGCGGCTCAAAGATCAGGAGGGCCGCCACGATGGCGGTTCAAAATGGATCGGTACCGGAGGAACCTCACCTGTGGGACACGCAGGCTATCATCCAGGTGGAATGCGGGTGGGAGGGGTGTCCCGCGGCAAAACCGCGATTAAGGTTGCCAATGAGAGGCGCTATAAAAACTATTCAATGCATGCTCCTTTAAGCCGCGTCTCGATGGGTGAAGCCTTGAAGCGGCTGCGCAATCTGGTGCCCCGTGGCGCCAGGGATCTGCTGGATATCGATGCCACCATCGACCAGACCATGAAGAACGGCGGTGAGATAGAACTTGTTTATCAGCGGGCGGTGGTGGACAGGCTTAAGGTGATACTGGCCATCGACAATGGCGGCTGGTCAATGGAGCCCCATGTCGATCTGGTCCAGGCGCTTTTTGCCCATTCGATCAGCCAGTTCAAGGATGTGAAGACATATTTCTTCCATAACACTATCTATGATCTTCTCTGGGAGGATCCGGCACGCTACAGAAGGCCGGTTACCGTTGATGAAATCGGGGCAAGGGATCCGGACACCCGGCTCATTATCGTCGGGGATGCCAGCATGGCGCCCTACGAGTTGATGTCAACGGACGGTTCTATCTATGCCTTTGAACGAAGCGGCAGACCCAGTGTGGAGCGTCTCCGCTTTTTAGCAAAAATCTTTCCGCATGCCGTATGGCTCAATCCGGTCGAAGAAAGTGTGTGGCATTACACCCATACCATCGGTGTTATCCGTTCTATCTTTCCCATGTTTGAGCTCTCACTCGATGGGCTGGAGAAGGCGGTCAGTCATTTAATGCGGTAA